Proteins encoded together in one Impatiens glandulifera chromosome 1, dImpGla2.1, whole genome shotgun sequence window:
- the LOC124921859 gene encoding E3 ubiquitin-protein ligase ATL4 — MPRSYLHLFDPHPPPILPFTGGDSSLGGGGDSVQVSGGGTTHSSSSNTASSIVIVIIVIASAVILSASLYLILRCITRRCNRSVRTFSAADDVVVLPSLRNRNQNDFSMADDLISSLPLFTYGSLTGDIAGGDCAVCLSKFEIKDQLRLLPLCCHAFHAQCIDAWLSSNQTCPLCRSTIHPTEEDVMNKILSSTTTTTTENNRDRGSFRVEIGNVSRRGTTSDSVDLTTRRSYSIGSFDYIVDEGFEVPIASTHSRGLSDCTAADKESYTSAPPPPEPPGDAVAINVADHQRSWLRDYIDRLASISSRTLSFRSSGRILTGSSRRSETAVAVEDLEASRLGEEIGELFRWLSGV; from the coding sequence ATGCCTCGTTCATATCTTCATCTCTTTGATCCTCATCCACCGCCGATTCTTCCGTTTACCGGCGGCGATTCATCActcggcggcggcggcgactCGGTACAGGTATCAGGCGGTGGAACGACTCATTCGTCTTCCTCCAACACTGCATCTTCAATCGTAATAGTCATTATAGTTATTGCATCTGCTGTTATTTTATCCGCATCTTTGTACTTAATCCTTCGATGTATCACTCGCCGATGTAATCGTTCCGTTAGAACGTTCTCTGCTGCAGATGACGTTGTAGTTCTTCCGTCGTTACGTAATCGGAATCAGAATGATTTCTCTATGGCTGATGACTTGATTAGTTCTCTTCCTCTATTCACATACGGTTCCTTAACCGGAGACATTGCAGGTGGAGATTGTGCAGTTTGTTTATCGAAATTTGAGATTAAGGATCAGTTGAGGCTGTTACCTCTCTGTTGTCACGCATTTCATGCTCAATGTATCGACGCTTGGCTTTCCTCGAATCAAACTTGTCCGCTTTGTAGGTCTACGATTCATCCGACTGAAGAAGATGTAATGAATAAGATCCTCTcgtcaacaacaacaacaacaacggAGAATAATCGAGATCGAGGTAGTTTTAGAGTTGAAATCGGAAACGTGAGTCGTCGAGGAACGACATCAGATTCCGTTGATTTAACAACTAGACGTTCCTATTCTATCGGTTCGTTTGATTACATTGTTGACGAAGGTTTCGAAGTTCCAATCGCATCAACTCATAGTCGTGGATTATCCGACTGTACTGCCGCCGATAAGGAATCGTACACTTCAGCACCACCACCACCGGAACCTCCAGGTGATGCGGTGGCTATCAATGTCGCTGATCATCAACGGAGTTGGCTTAGAGACTACATCGACAGACTGGCTTCGATTTCATCTCGAACGCTGTCGTTTCGAAGCTCCGGTAGAATACTTACCGGAAGTAGTCGCCGGAGTGAGACGGCGGTTGCCGTCGAGGACTTGGAGGCGAGTCGTCTTGGAGAAGAAATTGGGGAATTGTTCAGATGGCTATCAGGGGTATGA